In one Lolium rigidum isolate FL_2022 chromosome 3, APGP_CSIRO_Lrig_0.1, whole genome shotgun sequence genomic region, the following are encoded:
- the LOC124698301 gene encoding kinetochore protein SPC24 homolog isoform X1, whose protein sequence is MAADAGRRLDVANLLSFGDDVVGVLLDSKDGESLAQAYDGARMLRSACHSESGDLKLQVKEHQDKINSCKEKLDKAKSGTVTDEELSALRNEMKGKLQSEQQLRQDLREVSDELDNLDLQRASIEERKNDVKKMEKDMLKAQSMLSMCVSVTTIMPNFEDQDKISGYTVDKNMKKLEKFEFEKTMSPVEICDKFWKMI, encoded by the exons ATGGCAGCAGACGCCGGCAGGCGGCTGGACGTGGCCAACCTCCTTTCCTTCGGCGACGACGTCGTCGGGGTGCTCCTCGATAGTAAGGATGGTGAATCCCTCGCGCAGGCCTACGACGGGGCGCGGATGCTGCGCTCCGCCTGCCACTCCGAGTCTGGGGACCTCAAGCTCCAAGTGAAAG AGCATCAGGATAAAATCAACTCATGTAAGGAAAAGTTAGACAAAGCAAAATCTGGAACAGTTACGGATGAAGAACTGAGCGCACTGCGAAATGAGATGAAAGGGAAACTCCAGAGCGAGCAACAGCTTCGCCAAGACTTAAG GGAGGTAAGCGATGAGCTTGATAACCTAGACCTTCAAAGGGCTTCAATAGAAGAAAGGAAGAATGATGTCAAGAAGATGGAGAAAGACATGCTAAAGGCGCA AAGTATGCTTTCTATGTGTGTTTCGGTTACAACTATTATGCCAAATTTTGAAGATCAAGATAAGATTTCTGGAT ATACTGTTGACAAGAACATGAAGAAGCTGGAGAAGTTCGAATTTGAGAAGACAATGTCACCAGTTGAGATCTGCGACAAGTTTTGGAAAATGATTTAG
- the LOC124698301 gene encoding kinetochore protein SPC24 homolog isoform X2 yields MAADAGRRLDVANLLSFGDDVVGVLLDSKDGESLAQAYDGARMLRSACHSESGDLKLQVKEHQDKINSCKEKLDKAKSGTVTDEELSALRNEMKGKLQSEQQLRQDLREVSDELDNLDLQRASIEERKNDVKKMEKDMLKAQSMLSMCVSVTTIMPNFEDQDKISGCILSISNKNLYRILSLCQILLTRT; encoded by the exons ATGGCAGCAGACGCCGGCAGGCGGCTGGACGTGGCCAACCTCCTTTCCTTCGGCGACGACGTCGTCGGGGTGCTCCTCGATAGTAAGGATGGTGAATCCCTCGCGCAGGCCTACGACGGGGCGCGGATGCTGCGCTCCGCCTGCCACTCCGAGTCTGGGGACCTCAAGCTCCAAGTGAAAG AGCATCAGGATAAAATCAACTCATGTAAGGAAAAGTTAGACAAAGCAAAATCTGGAACAGTTACGGATGAAGAACTGAGCGCACTGCGAAATGAGATGAAAGGGAAACTCCAGAGCGAGCAACAGCTTCGCCAAGACTTAAG GGAGGTAAGCGATGAGCTTGATAACCTAGACCTTCAAAGGGCTTCAATAGAAGAAAGGAAGAATGATGTCAAGAAGATGGAGAAAGACATGCTAAAGGCGCA AAGTATGCTTTCTATGTGTGTTTCGGTTACAACTATTATGCCAAATTTTGAAGATCAAGATAAGATTTCTGGATGTATCCTTTCAATAT CAAACAAAAACTTGTATCGAATCCTTAGCCTTTGTCAGATACTGTTGACAAGAACATGA